CGGTCTTGTTGCCGGGGAACCCGTTCGCCAGCGTGCTCAGCTGTGCGTTCGTCTGCTTGCTCATCAGGAACTGCACCAGCTTGAACGCCTCGGCTTTGTGCTTGGAGGAGTTCGAGACGCCGATGCCCCACGATGCGTACGGGATGCCGCGTTTTCCGGTGTAGCCGTCCACGGCCGGGATCGGGGCCACGGTGAACTTGAGCGAGGGGTTGTTCTTCTTGATCAGCGTGATGTGCGCCAAGGAGTCGATCACCATGCCGACCTGACCCGTGGTGAACTTCTCGACCTTGTCCTGCTCCTTCATGGTGAGCGAACCGGGTGCGATGACGTTCGCGTCGTTGAGGCTCTTGACGAAGTCCACGGTGCTCTTGACCTGATCGCTCTTCAGGTCGGCCTTGCCGTCGTCGGTGAGCATGCTGCCCCCGGACGCCCACAGCCACGACATCACGTCGTTCTGGATGCCGTTCGGTACGGCGGTGTCGAGGGGAAGCGCCCAGCCCTTGACGTTCCCGCCGAGTGCGCTGACCTTCTTGGCCGCGTCCAGGAACTGCGTCCGCGTGGTCGGCGGCGTGGTGACCCCCGCCTTCTTCAGTAGATCGTTGTTGACGAACAACGGGTACACGAAGTTGACCACCGGGACCATGTAGGTCTTGTCCTTGATCTGGATCTGACTCGCGAGCTGGCTCGAGTCGTACTTCGCATCCGCCATCAGCTCGGTCAGGTCGGCGATGGCTCCCTGCTTCGCGAAGTCGCTGACCCATGCGCCGTCCAGACCCACCACATCGGGCAACGTCTTCGAAGCCGCGCCGGCCACCAACTGCTGCTTGGTGGACGCGTACGGCCCGCTCAGGAGCTTGACCTTGATCTTCGGGTTCTGCGCGGTGAACTCGGCCATCAGCTTGTCGAACGCTCCCTCCGGGAGCTCCGGTGCCCACCACTGCGCGAACTCCAGCGTGACGGTCCCATTAGCACTCGATTCCTCGTTCGCCCCGTCCGAACCACACGCGACCGCAGTAGTTCCGGCCATCGCCGCCACCGTCATCACGCCGATCAGCTGCCTCAGCCGGCTGCGCACCCGGGTGCCGCCTCCGCTCATCGCGACCGCCTCCATGTCAAGGTCTTACTGCTCTTTGCAGGATTGCGCCACGTTAACAGCGCATTACAGGACCTACAAGAGCGAGAGTCGCAGAATCTTGCGGAGAACCGCAGAGAACGGAGCCGCCTATGCTGTAGCCTGCGATCCGAGCCTCCTATCGCGCAGAACGACGTACGCAACTACCGCAAAGATGGGAAGATCTGTGGCCGTGGACAACGAGGACCGGCAGCGCCGTCTGCCTGCGGGGCGCAAGGCCAAGTTGGCGGCCTATGTCGCCGAGACCGGCGAGGTCACGGTCGGCGCTCTCGCCGAGCGCTTCGGCGTCTCCATCGACACCGTCCGTCGCGACCTCGACCAATTGAGCGCCGACGGCGTACTGGTGCGCACGTACGGCGGAGCGGTCAGCCAGTCGAGCATCTCCCGGGTCGACCGGACCGTCGACGTACGGCTCAACCTCGAGAAGCGTGAGAAGGAGCAGATCGCCACGCTCGCCACGTCCCTGGTCAAGGACGGTTCGGTCATCATGATCAACGGCGGTACGACGACCCTCGCCGTCGCGCGGAACCTGCGCAATCACCGCGACCTCACGGTTGCGACCAACAGCCTGCTCGTCCCCCCGGCGCTGCCCCCGTCGGCTGTACGCGAGGTGTACGTGTTCGGCGGCGCCGTCCGCACTCTCACCTTGACGACCACCGGCCCCGTGAGCTTGCCGTCGGCCGGCGGGGCCGATCTGGATGTCAGTTGCGATCTGGCCCTGATCGGGGTCGGGGCGGTGTCGGCCGAGGGCGGGTACACGACGAGCAACCTCGCCGACGCAGCCATGATGCGCGAGATGATCTCCCGGGCGGAGCGCGTGGCCATCCTGGCCGACTCCTCCAAGTTCGGTCGTCGCCTGTTCGCTCAGGTGGCCGAGCTCGACGCAGCCGACTACCTCGTCACCGACTCGACGCCGCCGCCCGACCTCCTGAAGGCTCTCCGGGAGAGCGAAGTGGAGCTTGTGACCCCCGAGACGCACGACGCCCGCTGACCAAGAGCGCTCGCCTATCGGCTCGTACTGGTCGTAGTCTCCG
This Kribbella sp. NBC_00482 DNA region includes the following protein-coding sequences:
- a CDS encoding ABC transporter substrate-binding protein is translated as MEAVAMSGGGTRVRSRLRQLIGVMTVAAMAGTTAVACGSDGANEESSANGTVTLEFAQWWAPELPEGAFDKLMAEFTAQNPKIKVKLLSGPYASTKQQLVAGAASKTLPDVVGLDGAWVSDFAKQGAIADLTELMADAKYDSSQLASQIQIKDKTYMVPVVNFVYPLFVNNDLLKKAGVTTPPTTRTQFLDAAKKVSALGGNVKGWALPLDTAVPNGIQNDVMSWLWASGGSMLTDDGKADLKSDQVKSTVDFVKSLNDANVIAPGSLTMKEQDKVEKFTTGQVGMVIDSLAHITLIKKNNPSLKFTVAPIPAVDGYTGKRGIPYASWGIGVSNSSKHKAEAFKLVQFLMSKQTNAQLSTLANGFPGNKTATPDFSKSDPMFKTAFDIYQAGYPANEFVGLPKSEDLMRSFDEQLQLTLTGKQSVDDTLTKAQESWTSVLS
- a CDS encoding DeoR/GlpR family DNA-binding transcription regulator — protein: MGRSVAVDNEDRQRRLPAGRKAKLAAYVAETGEVTVGALAERFGVSIDTVRRDLDQLSADGVLVRTYGGAVSQSSISRVDRTVDVRLNLEKREKEQIATLATSLVKDGSVIMINGGTTTLAVARNLRNHRDLTVATNSLLVPPALPPSAVREVYVFGGAVRTLTLTTTGPVSLPSAGGADLDVSCDLALIGVGAVSAEGGYTTSNLADAAMMREMISRAERVAILADSSKFGRRLFAQVAELDAADYLVTDSTPPPDLLKALRESEVELVTPETHDAR